The Pseudomonas parafulva genome window below encodes:
- a CDS encoding PA4642 family protein yields MRKDKKQVIGDEISDDYIKTFLQFEPADGQTSPSHHKLIKAYRGLRIDDFERFVGFFVEAGYDVDGKDEHGKTFAEAIADQRNAPEYIEVIGQARG; encoded by the coding sequence ATGCGTAAAGACAAGAAGCAGGTTATCGGTGACGAGATCAGCGACGACTACATCAAGACATTCCTGCAGTTCGAGCCGGCCGATGGCCAGACCTCGCCCTCGCACCACAAGCTGATCAAGGCCTATCGCGGCTTGCGTATCGACGATTTCGAGCGTTTCGTGGGGTTCTTCGTGGAGGCCGGGTATGACGTCGACGGCAAGGACGAGCACGGCAAGACCTTCGCCGAGGCCATCGCCGACCAGCGCAATGCGCCGGAGTACATCGAGGTGATCGGCCAGGCGCGGGGATGA
- a CDS encoding WbuC family cupin fold metalloprotein: protein MRQPAFIDKTLFDGLAAKAASNPRGRQHHNFHDMEEPCHRMAVGLQTHTYIPPHRHLSADKAEALIVLKGRLGLLIFDEQGAVTDTRVLQAGGDCLGVDVPPGTYHGLVVLEEDSILFECKAGPYRPVSDGEMAAWAPREGEDGMPEYLAWMRAQFD, encoded by the coding sequence ATGCGCCAGCCTGCTTTCATCGACAAGACGTTGTTCGACGGGCTGGCCGCCAAGGCCGCCAGCAATCCACGCGGCCGCCAGCACCACAACTTCCATGACATGGAAGAGCCCTGCCATCGCATGGCGGTGGGCCTGCAGACTCACACCTACATTCCGCCGCATCGCCACCTGAGCGCAGACAAGGCCGAGGCGCTGATCGTGCTCAAGGGGCGCCTGGGCCTGCTGATCTTCGATGAGCAAGGGGCGGTGACCGACACGCGCGTGCTGCAGGCCGGTGGCGACTGCCTGGGCGTCGATGTGCCGCCGGGCACCTACCACGGGCTGGTGGTGCTGGAAGAAGACAGTATTCTGTTCGAATGCAAGGCCGGGCCTTATCGTCCGGTCAGCGATGGCGAGATGGCGGCCTGGGCGCCGCGCGAAGGCGAGGACGGCATGCCCGAGTACCTGGCCTGGATGCGCGCTCAGTTCGACTGA
- a CDS encoding hypoxanthine-guanine phosphoribosyltransferase, whose translation MSADLEHIRQVMSEADCLYTEAQVEAAIAQVGERICKDLHDKNPVVFCVMNGGLIFAGKLLTHLQFPLEASYLHATRYRNQTSGGELFWKAKPEVSFIDRDVLIVDDILDEGHTLSAIIDFCKHAGARSVYTAVLIDKDHDRKASPGLKANYVGLPCVDRYIFGYGMDYKGYWRNANGIFAVKGM comes from the coding sequence ATGTCCGCCGATCTAGAGCATATCCGCCAAGTGATGAGCGAGGCCGATTGCCTGTACACCGAAGCCCAGGTCGAAGCGGCCATCGCCCAAGTCGGCGAGCGGATCTGCAAGGACCTGCACGACAAGAACCCGGTGGTGTTCTGCGTGATGAACGGCGGATTGATCTTCGCCGGCAAGCTGCTCACCCACCTGCAGTTCCCGCTGGAAGCCTCCTACCTGCACGCTACCCGCTACCGCAACCAGACCAGCGGCGGTGAGCTGTTCTGGAAGGCCAAGCCGGAAGTGTCGTTCATCGACCGCGACGTGCTGATCGTCGACGACATCCTCGACGAGGGCCACACCCTCAGCGCGATCATCGACTTCTGCAAACATGCCGGCGCGCGTTCGGTGTACACCGCCGTGCTGATCGACAAGGACCATGACCGCAAGGCCAGCCCGGGCCTGAAAGCCAATTACGTCGGTCTGCCGTGCGTGGACCGCTACATTTTCGGTTACGGCATGGACTACAAGGGCTACTGGCGCAACGCCAATGGCATCTTCGCCGTGAAGGGGATGTAA
- the upp gene encoding uracil phosphoribosyltransferase: MPTREIRHPLIRHKLGLMRRADISTKNFRELAQEVGALLTYEATQDLPLETYEIDGWCGKVQVEKIAGKKITVVPILRAGIGMLDGVLSLVPGAKVSAVGVARNEETLEAHTYLEKLAPDINQRLALIIDPMLATGNSMVATIDLLKKAGCKEIRAMVLVAAPEGIEVVNKAHPDVQIYTASIDQRLNEHGYIVPGLGDAGDKIFGTKQKDA, encoded by the coding sequence ATGCCCACTCGTGAGATCCGCCATCCGCTGATCCGCCACAAGCTCGGCCTGATGCGCCGTGCCGATATCAGCACCAAGAATTTTCGCGAACTCGCCCAGGAAGTCGGCGCACTGCTGACCTATGAAGCCACCCAGGACCTGCCCCTGGAAACCTACGAGATCGACGGCTGGTGCGGCAAGGTCCAGGTCGAGAAGATCGCCGGCAAGAAGATCACCGTCGTGCCGATCCTGCGCGCTGGTATCGGCATGCTCGATGGCGTGCTCAGCCTGGTGCCGGGCGCCAAGGTCAGCGCCGTGGGCGTGGCGCGCAACGAGGAAACCCTCGAAGCGCACACCTACCTGGAGAAGCTGGCGCCGGACATCAACCAGCGCCTGGCGCTGATCATCGACCCGATGCTGGCCACCGGCAACTCGATGGTCGCCACCATCGACCTGCTGAAGAAAGCCGGCTGCAAGGAAATCCGCGCCATGGTGCTGGTGGCCGCGCCCGAAGGCATCGAGGTGGTCAACAAGGCGCACCCGGATGTGCAGATCTACACCGCCTCGATCGACCAGCGCCTGAACGAGCACGGCTACATCGTGCCGGGCCTGGGCGATGCCGGCGACAAGATCTTCGGCACCAAGCAGAAGGACGCCTGA
- a CDS encoding uracil-xanthine permease family protein yields the protein MQDGYNDPLWRQVVSGAQMLFVAFGALVLMPLITGLDPNVALFTAGLGTLLFQLVTGRQVPVFLASSFAFITPIILAKGQFGLAATMGGVMAAGFVYTFMGLMVKIKGTGFIDRMLPPVVIGPVIISIGLAMAPIAANMAMGKGGDGSALMPYQTAMLISMPALLTTLIVAVFGKGIFRLVPIIAGVLVGFALSFAFGVVDTAKIAAAPWLELPNFTAPEFNWQAILFIVPVALAPAIEHIGGVIAVGSVTGRDYLKKPGLHRTLLGDGLATTAAGLFGGPPNTTYAEVTGAVMLTKNYNPKIMTWAAVFAITLAFIGKFGALLQSIPVPVMGGILCLLFGSIAAVGMNTLIRHKIDLAEARNLVIVSVTLVFGIGGVLIGSGDGPDDWGLKGIALCAVVAIALNLILPGNDGWKNKTLDDQLP from the coding sequence ATGCAGGACGGCTACAACGACCCGCTCTGGCGTCAGGTCGTTTCGGGCGCACAGATGCTCTTCGTGGCATTCGGTGCGCTGGTGCTCATGCCGCTGATCACCGGCCTGGACCCCAACGTGGCGCTGTTCACCGCGGGCCTGGGCACGCTGTTGTTCCAATTGGTCACGGGGCGCCAGGTGCCGGTGTTCCTGGCCTCCAGCTTCGCCTTCATCACCCCGATCATCCTCGCCAAGGGCCAGTTCGGCCTTGCTGCGACCATGGGCGGGGTAATGGCCGCTGGCTTCGTCTACACCTTCATGGGCCTGATGGTGAAGATCAAAGGCACCGGTTTCATCGACCGCATGCTGCCGCCGGTCGTCATCGGCCCGGTGATCATCTCCATTGGCCTGGCCATGGCGCCGATCGCCGCCAACATGGCCATGGGCAAGGGCGGCGACGGCAGCGCGTTGATGCCCTACCAGACCGCCATGCTGATCTCCATGCCGGCGCTGCTGACCACCTTGATCGTCGCGGTGTTCGGCAAAGGCATTTTCCGCCTGGTGCCGATCATCGCGGGCGTGCTGGTCGGCTTCGCCTTGTCCTTCGCCTTCGGTGTGGTGGACACGGCGAAGATCGCCGCCGCGCCATGGTTGGAACTGCCCAACTTCACCGCGCCGGAGTTCAACTGGCAGGCGATCCTGTTCATCGTGCCAGTGGCCCTGGCCCCGGCCATCGAGCATATCGGTGGGGTGATCGCCGTGGGCAGCGTGACCGGCCGCGACTACCTGAAAAAGCCCGGTTTGCACCGCACGCTGCTCGGTGACGGCCTGGCCACCACCGCTGCCGGCCTGTTCGGCGGCCCGCCCAACACCACCTATGCCGAAGTGACCGGCGCGGTGATGCTGACCAAGAACTACAACCCGAAGATCATGACCTGGGCGGCGGTGTTCGCCATCACCCTGGCCTTCATCGGCAAGTTCGGCGCGCTGCTGCAAAGCATCCCGGTGCCGGTGATGGGCGGCATTCTGTGCCTGTTGTTCGGCTCGATCGCGGCGGTGGGCATGAACACCCTGATCCGCCACAAGATCGACCTGGCCGAAGCGCGCAACCTGGTCATCGTCTCGGTGACCCTGGTGTTCGGTATCGGCGGCGTGTTGATCGGCAGCGGCGACGGCCCCGACGATTGGGGGCTGAAGGGCATCGCGCTGTGCGCGGTAGTGGCCATCGCCCTGAACTTGATTCTGCCGGGCAACGATGGCTGGAAAAACAAGACGCTGGACGATCAGTTGCCTTGA
- the hemH gene encoding ferrochelatase, with product MTDHALLLVNLGSPASTSVADVRRYLNQFLMDPYVIDLPWPVRRLLVSLILIKRPEQSAHAYASIWWDEGSPLVVLTRRLQAAITPHWPHGPVEVAMRYGQPALPQVLERLAAQGVRKVTLAPLYPQFADSTVTTVVEQARKTLAEQKLAMELRVLQPFYDEPDYIDALVASAQPYLQQEYDHLLLSFHGLPERHLKKLDPTGSHCLQSANCCETACPQVRKVCYRSQCLASAAAFAKAAGIPDGKWSASFQSRLGRAKWIEPYTETRLDELAAAGVKKLLVMCPAFVADCIETLEEIGDRGKEQFIEAGGEALVLVPCLNDHPQWAQVLAGMCEKA from the coding sequence ATGACCGATCACGCCCTGCTGCTGGTCAACCTAGGTTCACCGGCTTCCACTTCGGTTGCCGACGTGCGCCGTTACCTCAACCAGTTCCTCATGGACCCCTACGTCATCGACCTGCCCTGGCCGGTGCGTCGGCTGCTGGTGTCGCTGATCCTGATCAAGCGCCCGGAACAGTCGGCCCACGCCTACGCGTCGATCTGGTGGGACGAGGGCTCGCCGCTGGTGGTGCTGACCCGCCGTCTGCAAGCGGCCATCACCCCGCACTGGCCCCACGGACCGGTGGAGGTCGCCATGCGCTACGGCCAGCCGGCGCTGCCCCAGGTCCTGGAGCGGCTCGCGGCGCAAGGTGTACGCAAGGTGACCCTGGCGCCGTTGTACCCACAGTTCGCCGACAGCACCGTGACCACCGTGGTGGAGCAGGCGCGCAAGACCCTGGCCGAGCAGAAACTGGCGATGGAGTTGCGAGTGCTGCAGCCCTTCTACGACGAACCCGACTATATCGACGCGCTGGTGGCCAGTGCTCAGCCTTATCTGCAGCAGGAGTACGACCACCTGCTGCTGAGCTTCCACGGTTTGCCGGAGCGCCATCTGAAGAAGCTCGATCCGACCGGTTCGCATTGCCTGCAGAGCGCCAATTGCTGTGAAACCGCCTGCCCCCAAGTGCGCAAGGTCTGCTATCGCTCGCAGTGCCTGGCCAGTGCGGCGGCCTTTGCCAAGGCGGCAGGCATTCCCGACGGTAAGTGGTCGGCCTCGTTCCAGTCGCGTCTGGGGCGAGCCAAATGGATCGAGCCCTACACCGAGACGCGCCTGGATGAACTGGCGGCGGCCGGGGTGAAGAAGCTGTTGGTGATGTGCCCGGCGTTCGTCGCTGATTGCATCGAGACGCTGGAAGAGATCGGTGACCGCGGCAAGGAGCAGTTCATCGAGGCCGGCGGTGAAGCGTTGGTGCTGGTGCCGTGCCTGAACGATCACCCGCAGTGGGCGCAGGTGCTGGCGGGGATGTGCGAGAAGGCGTGA
- a CDS encoding TIGR01777 family oxidoreductase, translating to MHIVLTGGTGLIGRHLCRRWLSQGHRLTVWSRDPAQVPRRCGEGVRGIARLEDIAPSDQVDAVVNLAGAPIADRPWTASRRHLLWASRITLTEQLLAWLETREQRPEVLVSGSAVGWYGDGGERELTEASPPVKEDFASQLCIAWEETAQRAQALGLRVVLVRTGLVLAGDGGFLSRLRLPFKLGLGGPLGDGRQWMPWVHIEDHIALIDFLLQRTDASGPYNACAPEPVRNRAFAKALGRALHRPAVLPVPALLLKAGLGELSTLLLGGQRARPARLLEEGFTFRFDDLQSALDDLSERL from the coding sequence ATGCACATCGTGCTGACAGGGGGTACAGGCTTGATCGGACGGCATCTGTGCCGACGCTGGTTGAGCCAGGGACATCGCTTGACGGTCTGGAGTCGCGATCCCGCCCAGGTGCCTCGGCGCTGCGGCGAAGGCGTGCGCGGCATCGCCCGGCTGGAGGATATTGCGCCGAGCGATCAGGTCGATGCGGTGGTCAACCTGGCCGGTGCACCCATTGCCGACCGACCGTGGACCGCTTCGCGCCGTCACCTGCTGTGGGCCAGCCGTATCACCCTGACCGAGCAACTGCTGGCGTGGCTCGAAACGCGTGAGCAGCGCCCCGAGGTGCTGGTGTCCGGCTCGGCAGTGGGCTGGTATGGCGATGGCGGCGAGCGTGAGTTGACCGAGGCGTCGCCGCCGGTCAAGGAGGATTTCGCCAGCCAGTTGTGCATCGCCTGGGAAGAAACCGCCCAACGCGCCCAAGCGCTGGGACTGCGAGTCGTACTGGTGCGAACCGGGCTGGTGCTGGCTGGCGACGGCGGCTTTTTGTCGCGCCTGCGGCTGCCGTTCAAACTCGGCCTGGGCGGGCCGCTGGGCGATGGACGGCAATGGATGCCTTGGGTTCATATCGAGGATCACATCGCCCTGATTGATTTTCTCTTGCAGCGCACCGACGCCAGCGGTCCCTATAATGCCTGCGCGCCGGAGCCGGTGCGCAACCGGGCGTTCGCCAAGGCACTGGGTCGCGCGCTGCATCGACCGGCCGTACTGCCGGTCCCCGCCCTGCTGCTCAAGGCGGGGTTGGGCGAGCTGTCCACCTTGTTGCTGGGTGGACAGCGGGCCCGCCCGGCACGGTTGCTGGAAGAAGGCTTCACGTTCCGCTTCGACGATCTGCAATCGGCGTTGGACGATCTGTCCGAACGCCTCTGA
- a CDS encoding NAD(P)/FAD-dependent oxidoreductase — MTVPIAIIGAGIAGLSAAQALQKAGQTVHVFDKGHGSGGRMASKRSEAGALDLGAQYFTARDRRFVEHVQSWVAAGWAAQWKPQLYNYRDGQLTPSPDEQTRWVGVPRMSAITRGLLEDVTVHFGCRIAEVFRGKQFWHLQDTEGCSHGPYSRVVIAVPAPQATPLLAATPKLAAVAASVQMEPTWAVALGFNAALNTPMQGCFVQDSPLDWLARNRSKPGRDEHLDTWVLHATSAWSRQHIDLPKDEVIDTLHGEFAELVGCVVPAPTFALAHRWLYARPAGSHEWGALADADQGLYACGDWCLSGRVEGAWLSGQEAARRLLEHLE; from the coding sequence ATGACAGTACCTATCGCGATCATCGGGGCCGGCATCGCCGGCCTGTCCGCCGCCCAGGCCCTGCAGAAGGCCGGGCAGACTGTGCATGTGTTCGACAAGGGCCATGGTAGTGGCGGGCGCATGGCCAGCAAGCGCAGCGAGGCGGGCGCCCTCGATCTGGGCGCACAATACTTCACCGCCCGTGATCGACGCTTCGTCGAACACGTGCAGAGCTGGGTCGCCGCCGGTTGGGCGGCGCAATGGAAGCCGCAGCTCTACAACTACCGCGACGGCCAACTCACCCCCTCCCCCGACGAGCAGACCCGCTGGGTCGGTGTACCGCGCATGAGCGCCATCACCCGAGGCCTGCTCGAAGACGTCACCGTGCACTTCGGCTGCCGCATCGCCGAAGTGTTTCGCGGCAAGCAGTTCTGGCACCTGCAGGACACCGAAGGCTGCAGCCACGGCCCCTATAGCCGCGTGGTGATCGCCGTGCCGGCACCGCAGGCCACGCCGCTGCTGGCAGCCACACCCAAGCTGGCGGCGGTTGCCGCGAGCGTGCAGATGGAACCCACCTGGGCGGTCGCGCTGGGCTTCAACGCGGCCTTGAACACCCCGATGCAAGGCTGCTTCGTGCAGGACAGTCCCCTCGACTGGCTGGCGCGCAACCGCAGCAAGCCCGGCCGTGACGAGCACCTCGATACGTGGGTGCTGCATGCGACTTCCGCCTGGAGCCGGCAGCACATCGACCTGCCCAAGGACGAGGTGATCGACACGCTGCACGGTGAGTTCGCCGAACTGGTCGGGTGCGTCGTGCCCGCACCGACCTTTGCCTTGGCCCACCGTTGGCTCTACGCCCGGCCCGCCGGCAGCCATGAGTGGGGCGCGCTCGCCGATGCCGACCAGGGGCTCTACGCGTGTGGCGACTGGTGCCTGTCCGGGCGGGTCGAAGGCGCCTGGCTGAGCGGCCAGGAGGCGGCGCGCCGTCTGCTGGAGCACCTCGAATAG